The Citrus sinensis cultivar Valencia sweet orange chromosome 4, DVS_A1.0, whole genome shotgun sequence DNA segment GAAACTATTTTACATTGAATAAAAGAACATTTAGCAAGAAAGCAGCTCgatatttatcttaattttacgAGTCAACAAAGCAATTCCATCGATTAGCTGAACTTTTTGTAGCATAAAAtatagtttcttttttttgtttggggggggggggggtttggGGGACTAATATTTCTTGTTGAATTTTGATGTGCTTTCATTTGGggttaaaataaaacatagaTTAGAtgtacccaaaaaaaaaaattaatgtacccaaaaaaaaaactttaatttgatCTTCCTAAACACATTCATACATTTAATGTAGCAGTAGCAGATCGATTTGATCATGGCTATATAACTAATAgatccctatatttttatcgtttcatatatatataaatatattttatcagGAATCTTAGGAAATTGAAGTACATAGACAATTTCCATCAATTTGATGTAAGCTTCAAGAGGCATTGCAAAGAAGGGAAGCTGCCTAACTATGTGGTGATAGAGCCAAGATATTTTGACTTGTTATCACTGGCCGCGAATGATGATCACCCGAAGCACGATATAGCACAAGGCCAACAACTTGTCAAGGAAATTTATGAAGCCCTGAGAGCAAGCCCCCAGTGGAATGAGACCTTATTCCTCATTATTTACGATGAGCATGGTGGCTTTTACGACCATGTTCCTACACCGGTAACCGGAGTCCCGAGTCCCGATGACATCGTTGGCCCGGAGCCGTTCTTTTTCAAGTTTGATCGCCTTGGTGTTAGGGTTCCGGCCATCTTGGTTTCTCCTTGGATTAAACCTGGCACAGGTCAgtcaaatatgaaatattctTCAACTCCTAtctcttataaattttaatgtcccattttgccctttttgttagtttttcgttagcttttttcttttaataaaatgatatatttttaaaaaagtaaaggGAGTGGGTAAagtttaaatcttattttcttcataatttaaacttggaacaactaataaattaaaattatttaaaagccATTCAATCACACtggaaatttaatattaattagtttaattttcacaaaagAAGAATCGATCCATCTttcttcttaattatgtattttttttaaaaattataaccaAAGGTTTTGTTCATTATAATGCAGTGTTGCATGGGCCCTCAGGGCCACATCCTACTTCACAGTTCGAGCATTCCTCAATTGCAGCAACCCTTAAAAAGATTTTCAATCTCAAAGAATTTCTCACCAAACGAGATGCATGGGCTGGAACTTTTGAAGGAGTCCTCAATAGAAGCACTGCAAGAGCGGATTGTcctggtaattaattaattaattaattaattaaacattaattattcacgtcgattttatttaattaacgaaAGCACTAGCGATCAAGTGAAAGCGCagactaattaattttgtaacgCACGTATTACTTGCGCAGTTAAATTGTCAGAACCGGTGAGAACGCGTGACTTTGATGCACGAGAAGACGATGAACTCAGCGAATTCCAGCAAGAATTGGTGCAGCTTGCGGCCGCGGTCAAGGGGGACCTTAACAGTGATTTTCTCCCGGACGATCTTCTAAAGACAATGAATGTTGGCGGGGGGCTGAGCTACGTTGAAGATGCTTTCAAGAAATTCTTTGATGAAGGCAAGAAAGCTAGGGAAAATGGTGCCGATGAATCCGAGGTGGTGCTGATGCCAAACAGTACAACTCAGTCTGGGTCTCAAAGGGCTGCACCAAAAACCTATCTCCAACAagtattttcttgtttaatttgtgATAATTGAGCGTGTCAATAAGTCACTCTGAAACATTCCTTGTGATTTTGAAATGTTTGATGTAACGTAGTGGGCTTGGTCCTcagtgtgtttgtgtgtgtgatATCTCctcataaattttgtttttttttttaagcaagTAATTCAGCTAGTTGTTTCTTTCTTGTACAATGCTTGAGTTGGCTCACGTTTCACAATTTGCTAGATATAAATGAACTGGTTTATCAtaagtatttgtttatttattatatttttttaatttttgataagaATGACTTTCATAGAAAGGACCAGAAGCTTAACAATACAAACGCCGCTGGGGCGTGAAACCAAGAAGGCAAAAAGTACAAATTTGTTGTGGAGCGCGAATGCAAGGTTACGTTCGACTTAAGTACCATGAACAAGTTAAAAGACCTATGACTCCAGTCTAAATTAATGCAGcctcaaacaaataaaacattaatcttaaaatattcaGACACTAAGAATTTATAATAAAGGAGAGGAaagattttacaaataaaatctctAAAAACACAAGGAAATTTATGGGGTTAGTCCTACCCACTTCAACTAGGTAAAATTTCCTACAAATtgcgggaaaaaaaaaagtggaagTATACGATTGCAcacaaaaattacaacacaATTTTAGAAAACGAAAAACAAAGTAGATATACATAAAACAGAAGAAATAAACAACCGCAATAGCGCCTCCAAAACAAATAAGCCCAGCAAAAACAGTAAGCGGCAGAGCAAAACAGCAACTAGGCTGTTGCCAAAGCAAATGACAGCTATGAAGGTTAGGAAGTGGCCGAATAACGAAAGCTAATGGTGGGATGGGAACGGCATCCAAGTGAAAGCGATAGTCACAATTGGTCGAGAAATAGGAATGGCAGCAGGCAGCAGCAAGGAGCCTTTTCATGGCCGTAACTGGATTTGAACCACAAACCTGCACAGACCCAGATCTTGAAAACAAATTCTACCACCCACCTCCAAAACCCACCAATGGTCCATGCAAAAAATCACACACTAATCTCTCACCAAACACACGGAGTTTTAAGCcttctatttataaaatacc contains these protein-coding regions:
- the LOC102613480 gene encoding non-specific phospholipase C3-like codes for the protein MVAEESSSSPIKTVVVLVQENRSFDHMLGWFKSLNPEIDGVTGSESNPVSASDPNSTHLQFKNTAAHIDPDPGHSFQAIYEQVFGKPWDWNNPDPNPETGPKMNGFVQNAESIQKGMSEIVMNGFKPETLPVYKELATEFAVCDRWFSSIPSSTQSNRLYLHSATSHGATSNDTNKLIAGYPQKTVFESLEENGHSFGIYYQSFSACFFYKNLRKLKYIDNFHQFDVSFKRHCKEGKLPNYVVIEPRYFDLLSLAANDDHPKHDIAQGQQLVKEIYEALRASPQWNETLFLIIYDEHGGFYDHVPTPVTGVPSPDDIVGPEPFFFKFDRLGVRVPAILVSPWIKPGTVLHGPSGPHPTSQFEHSSIAATLKKIFNLKEFLTKRDAWAGTFEGVLNRSTARADCPVKLSEPVRTRDFDAREDDELSEFQQELVQLAAAVKGDLNSDFLPDDLLKTMNVGGGLSYVEDAFKKFFDEGKKARENGADESEVVLMPNSTTQSGSQRAAPKTYLQQVFSCLICDN